In Cicer arietinum cultivar CDC Frontier isolate Library 1 chromosome 1, Cicar.CDCFrontier_v2.0, whole genome shotgun sequence, one DNA window encodes the following:
- the LOC101495328 gene encoding protein PHLOEM PROTEIN 2-LIKE A9-like (The RefSeq protein has 3 substitutions compared to this genomic sequence), producing the protein MAFRKPHQTADITCIKEMTNGAGKEILPKGLNIIWGNDLRYWKITEQSAELLQVSWLEVSGKVKVDKGNSYLVKFDVTVKENGFGWDNTDVLVMAKIGKKGPYKFKAVNLKCVTSGVIIPPNDNQLKIEVDQHEKDLELHFGLYEVWSGKWKGGLIINKAEVVKVGNV; encoded by the exons ATGGCTTTCAGGAAGCCTCATCAGACAGCAGACATTACTTGTATCAAAGAG ATGACCAACGGTGCCGGTAAGGAGATACTGCCAAAAGGACTCAACATTATCTGGGGAAATGATCTTCGCTATTGGAAAATAAC CGAACAAAGTGCAGAGTTGCTACAAGTTTCATGGCTAGAAGTATCTGGTAAAGTAAAGGTAGATAAAGGAAATAGttatttagtgaaatttgatGTTACAGTTAAGGAAAACGGATTCGGTTGGGACAACACCGATGTACTGGTGATGGCAAAAATTGGGAAGAAAGGACCATACAAATTTAAGGCAGTAAACTTAAAATGTGGTACGTCTGGCGTAATCATTCCACCAAATGATAATCAACTTAAAATTGAAGTAGATCAACATGAAAAGGATCTCGAACTTCATTTTGGATTGTATGAAGTTTGGAGTGGAAAATGGAAGGGAGGCTTGATAATCAACAAAGCAGAGGTTGTTAAAGTtggtaaaatttaa
- the LOC140918850 gene encoding uncharacterized protein: MDEIRALQAINEAIQGKQKLVETGNGPEFEMGPDNILRCNKRICVPDNAKLRKTISNEAHKSKLSNHPSSTKMLTKSTHFILVKTTYDVLKLVEIYVVEIVRLHRIPSNIAPNRDPKFTSLWGALHELSCKHQEGTVQGFVWAQVSNSLMLVSGWLNLDRMVRVGATDHKEGVSNPRANETTQSMHKSYVDRYRRPLEFQEGEHVFLRVKLTTRDGKALKYKKLTLKFIQPNQILRRVGLVAYQIALPPNLANLYDMFHVSQLRKYMADPPHIISSYDIQLKENLSFEVSPISIIDRTTKHLRGKEIPLVKGYLELDDWRCYLGVEGEDEGVLPRPLRYLLVSRTKLF; this comes from the exons ATGGATGAAATAAGGGCCCTTCAAGCGATCAATGAGGCTATTCAAGGGAAACAAAAATTGGTTGAGACTGGCAACGGTCCCGAATTTGAAATGGGTCCAGATAACATTTTGCGGTGTAACAAACGTATTTGTGTGCCTGATAATGCAAAGTTGAGAAAGACTATTTCGAATGAGGCTCACAAAAGCAAACTGAGTAATCACCCTAGTTCTACGAAGAT GCTCACAAAATCCACTCATTTCATACTCGTCAAGACTACATATGATGTACTGAAGCTTGTAGAGATTTATGTTGTCGAGATTGTTAGATTACACAGGATACCATCCAACATTGCTCCTAATAGAGATCCAAAGTTCACTTCTCtgtggggagcattgcatgag TTGTCATGCAAGCATCAGGAAGGCACCGTACAAGGATTTGTATGGGCGCAAGTTTCAAACTCCCTTATGTTGGTATCAGGATGGTTAAACCTTGATCGTATGGTCAGAgttggtgcaacagaccacaaaGAAGGTGTGTCCAATCCAAGAGCGAATGAAACAACACAGAGCATGCATAAGAGTTATGTTGATCGATATAGGAGACCTCTAGAATTTCAGGAGGGTGAACATGTATTCTTGAGAGTGAAGCTTACTACTAGAGATGGTAAGGCATTAAAGTATAAGAAGCTTACTCTGAAGTTTATCCAACCAAACCAAATTCTTCGACGTGTGGGTCTTGTGGCTTATCAAATTGCTTTACCACCGAATTTGGCCAATTTATATGATATGTTCCACGTGTCGCAACTGAGGAAATACATGGCAGATCCACCCCATATTATATCGTCATATGATATTCAATTGAAGGAGAATCTTTCCTTTGAGGTCTCACCAATAAGCATCATTGACAGAACTACCAAACATTTGAGGGGAAAGGAGATCCCCTTGGTTAAGGGTTATTTGGAACTAGACGACTGGAGATGCTACTTGGGAGTTGAAGGAGAAGATGAGGGAGTTTTACCCAGACCTCTTAGATACCTCCTAGTTTCGAGGACAAAACTATTTTAA